The Thunnus thynnus chromosome 19, fThuThy2.1, whole genome shotgun sequence genome contains the following window.
gcgcttctgcTGCAGCTTTATCTTTTTACAGAGTTTGGCTTTGTTAACGGCATCAATAATagcatgtttcatatcatttaattataaatatcatttatatttagtttagacagcAAAAGGTTAAGAAGCATGTgctcaattgttaaaaataaataaataatatatgagGTGAAAGCAGCTTTCTTTCTGATGGGTATGGTGGCGTCTGGTTGGGgatacttctgtgtcagccagCCAGTTTAACACCCGCTTTCACCgctccaagtgaagaaaatccctccagacGACAACAAGTTCCCCAAATGAGTCAAACAGCTGACGTAATCTCTGtttgtaaaacagtaaaatgttttttgtcataAAATCAATGTGCATAATCATGAGTACGAGCTTCATTCTGTCTAAAGACAAAAGACagtctttatgtttcttttagagctgcaacgattcaTCAActtcaactattttgatcatttttaaacaaagacGAGACAATTCATGacgttttatagacaaaatgattcattgattagatTTATTAGTCTTGGTGGAAATAATCATGAGTTACAGCTctagtttatttttaaagaaaatgctCCTGCTACCTCCCTGCTCAGGTAAACAGGCTCCCACCTGATTCTCACAAGGCAAACCAGACACTAACAAACCAAATCTGTTAAAATAAAGAGATCAaacaacagagacaaacactggttattaatatttatgaataaaacaaactaaacacagaACATCAAATAATGAGCATTCAGCTACTGTTAcatcataattataataataataatgaagataataatgataatactacaactaataatactaataaatgaTAATAGTACTAAAAATACTATTAGTTAGTGAGACTGAGGGTTTGAATTTGTAAAGAGTGAAACTATTTAGTCAAAGTCAATGTTAAACTGGTGTTAAATATGAAATCAGGAAACACTTGAATGTTAAAGTTGAaagtctgtctcacctgtctgtctctcacctgtctgcctgaACAGTGAAACCAAAGACCAGAAGAGAAAGCAGCGACAGTATGGACAAACATATAAACTGTGAGTTACACTTAACTTCATTAAATCAGAAACTAAACTTCCAAcatgcagtttttaaacataCACGTTTATCTGTGAACCCTGATGGTTCATATCAGACTAAAATTTATTctatatacatgtgtgtgtgtgtgtgtatacagtatatacaggaTGTAGGATCATGTGATTAATAAGCTCCAGAatgagctgttttgttttgtcagagaagaaagaagcaAGATTGGTGAAATTAAAGGAGAACCATTTTGGTCATGACTGTAAATGTTAATGAGCTCGTTAAGGTCAGTTGAGACGTCAATCTGAATGGACAACAGAAGAAGATCTGAGAGCTTTCCTTAGAGCATTGTATCCATTTACCAGTGGTGGGTAATGTAAGCAGGTAGGCAGGttttgacaaagaagaagaaagtgtggAATATAAAGgagtctgatgatgtcacagatctgGTGTGTCTCTTGTTGCAGTGAGGCTGGTTCTTGTTGGGAGGATTGGAGAAGGAAAGAGCTCCAGTGGAAACACCATACTGGGAAAAGACGCCTTCAGAATTACTGCTGGTTATTCCTCAGGTAACACGCATACGCTgacctgtaaccatggtaactgcaTATAACATTGACCTGTACCCATGGTAACTAAGGactaaaatgtttgtttttgttgacttcaagtaataaaaatcaaatgactCAAAGTGGACTAAAAACCAATAAATGCATCTTGATCAAAGACTAAAACGGAAAGTCAGGTACCAGAGTGAAGACGGGAGTGAAGTTTTCCTGATACAGAAAAGGTCGtcaacaaatgtttttgtttgttttgtttctgtctgagaaagtgaataaatgggagacaaaatgttcagacagaacatgaAGGGAAACCGCTGCATGCACAGTGAATGAAAGATGATTTAGACGAGTCTCTGagtgttgtcatggtgatgctgttggtgaataaaatgtgtttgtctccTCAGTGACGGCTGAatgcagcaaagagaaaaatgaaatcGATAACAGAGAGGTTTCTGTGGTCGACACTCCCGGCATCTTCGACACTTTGCAGACCGATGacacagtggagagagagatcTACAAATGCATCAACATGTCGGCCCCGGGGCCCCACGCCATCCTGCTGGTCATCAAGGTGGGGCGCTTTACACGCGAGGGACAAGACGCTGTGAGGACGGTGGAGAAGATCTTTGGGGAGGATTTCTGGAGGTACACCATCATCCTCTTCACCCATGGAGACACAGTCACAGACTTTGAAAAGATGCTGAAGGAGGATGTTGGACCAGAGCTGCAGGAGGTCCTGGAGAAGGTGGACAACAGATATCACgtcttcaacaacaacaaagccaACAATCGTGGTCAGGTCTTGGATCTGCTGGAGAAGGTGGAGAAGATGGTGGCTGCCAATGGAGGACAGTTTTACTCCAACTCCACCTACcaggagagggaggaaatgCTGGATCAGAAGGAGGCAGAGCTCAGAAAGTTCTATGAGAACAAACTAAAGGAGGAAATAGAAGCTGTGAAGAGAAAGTACGAGAAGATGCTGAGTGAAGCTCAACACGAGCGTCAGCAGGTGGAGGAACGACTGCAGGCTGAGCTGCAGGAACTGAAGCGTTACTATCACGCTTTAGAGAGCGGAGTCCGTCATGTTGTCGAGCAGGCAGCGACAGCTGACCTCCctgatgaaataatgaaaaggtTTCATGAGACTTTGAGGCTGAACTGAACTTTCCTGCAGCTGCATTACTGTCCCTGTACTGTACCTTTAGTCTtggttctgtttgtttcatcagaCTGAATCATCACAAACACTGACGGCCTCTTTAGACGACAGTTGTCATGAGGCTGATGCAGCACTTGgcctctatttttattttttttaatgttttttattgtgaaaggaGATCCGCAGGACTGACGTTTTGTATTTAAtcactgttttcttgtttgaatttttttatttcGGTCTGCAGTAAATAACAGAAATTAAAcatgtataaatatacaaagaTTTCTGCAGCCTGAAAAAGGTTCAGAATGAAGCTGCAGCTTATAATGCCGACATTTTAACACGTCATGTTTAACCTTgaaagatgacatcacacaacaaaacagaaaagcaacttACACATCCTGCACTGCCCTTCTATGCCACTGTTATTTCTGATcatcttttttcatatttgttcagtatgctgtttttaaaacatttgtttgaacGTGTTAGGTCTCACTGGCCGACCACGTTTCAAGACTCTAAGAAACAACAGGAGTCCTCAAGAAACTCAATCTCTCCAGAGTCTATGGTTGTTTGCACCTTAGAGTGAACCCCACCCATGGACCCAGGTTAACAAAACTAGAGATCCCCCTCTTatcactctctttctcctcacggctgctgctggagcagctctctgctctcttgtgtggtctgctcacagcagacacacacagaactcttttTCTTTGCGGCAGAAGACGCAAGAGCCTAAGTCTCAGTAACTAAGTTATGTAGTGCCAGCAGCtgacacacaagtctgctggctgatttaacaagtacaggagccacAAAGCAGAGTTAGCTTGCCGTTAACTCTATAAGGAAGgcacaaaggagtgacctgggccctctgaccTGCCCGACTGGAGCACCATCTACCCAACAAGGCCTGCATCCTTCAGCCTTGGAACCAACctcttctcagcctgactcataCACGGATTCACCGGCTAAGAATCAGAACACCACATGTCTttcttcatggactggtaacaactgggcatagcctagcaacacagtgaagcatagtacggctaagcaagaatgtttaactcaaacaatgtactgtacgtgtattgatttggttgaggttatacattgaactgttgttgttaTGTCCAtgttgcctatagtcaggttactgcatagccacaccgctaggttaatgttagcatgcttaacacatgttacatccagtaactaggccttgcatgcaactaacctcattttaacctggcacctttagcctacaccaattggccttgaatagagaaccacacagttaagaggtttaaACCCAACTTTGCAAACTTTacttcaggcagcacatgtggttcaagacaccacatggtctggccttttatctctgtagttctCTCTGTCGGCCATAttgtcggcatgccatgtgctcagtcaccaggtaaCTGCAGCCATCTGTCCATtttcttccacacacacacacatacacacatacatatatgtatgtatgtatgtatgtatatgtgtgtgtatatatatatatatacacacacacatatacatacatacacatcgGTAGGTGGAGATCTCTGCTTATCTGGTAACACAAGACTACGTGTGTTGCTGCCCACACAgtacattatgttttatgataaaGTCATCTGAtcttttatgaatattttttccagtattttagAGAACTGAGAGAGCAAAGAAACAGGTTTGTAATTAGAGAATACATATGTATCTCCTGCCTTATATATCACTATGACTTtggctgttttcattttgctggGAAATGAACCAGTTTGTAGAAAGTGATTACAAATATGTGTTTCACCACACtcaataatatttttaacaatagaCATATCAATACAATTCCAGTCTGTAGATTTCTTATTCTTAAATGTTTTACTAATAttaatcatttctttttcatctcttcccctaaaacataacaacataaacattattacggattatttacatttatttgcatgTATATTTTTACTTTCCACATCATCTTTACTGATGGTccaatattaacaaaaaaatcattaaattcatATGCAACTAAATCCATTTCATGAATAGTTGTATTATTCTTTGTCAGGAAATGATTTGGGTATCCTGTTTTTTCAGTTCCATTTTCATTCAATAATGACTAATAATCccttttgctgcttttcataattcttgacagtttgtttttatatttctcatATTAATGTTCAGCTTCtttggttcttttttttaaagattctttatataataaatgtttCTTCTTGCATACATTTAGTACTCCTTTAGACAGCCACGGCTTTTCAGAAAATTTCTGTTTCACTAATTTCTTTACTAGAGTTTTCTTCATAGAGCAATTGTTGTGGACAAAACTGTCTCATAGGCTTCATTTACATCTTCCACATAGACTTTATTACAATCCTGTTTCATTTGGTCTTTAAAAGAATTAATTGAatcttgtgttttgtgtctaaTTAGGTCGTTAGTTTTATTGTCCTTGTTGGTCCTAATGCAGATCTGAATGACTGCAAAGACCAGCAGATGATCACTTTTGTCATTTATTAGTAATCCACGTACTACTATCTTATCAATAACATTGTTAAATATATTGTCGATTAGTGTAGCACCGTGTGATGAGTTAATGAACTTTGTAGTTGTATTGTGGTCAAGTGGGTTTAACAAATCAATACTGGGATCAGACAAAGATTCTTTCTTATTGTTTATGTCTTCATAAAGCCCCGATAACTTACCCTTAAATGTATCAATGCATAATCCTGACCCTTCTATATACACAgcttattaatatattttttgatttgttAATCTCAATTTCAACAGACATTCCATGACATTGTCTATAATGACTGACATTACTAACAGATTTACTTTCATAACTTATATCAATATATAAATCAACTCCTCCACCCTTTTATGagtcatattaataaaaaatatctcATATCTCTCAATTTCAACGATAGCATCTTACGCCTTGTTAAGCCGAGTCTCAGAGATCACTGTTACTGTGAATtgtctttaaaaatgttgtatttttgaaaagtttgtATTAAGGTTCCTgctattaaaatgtattattgataTTACTCCATCCTTTTTCACATTCCTATTGAACTATTCTTCAGTGTAGTACTCACAATCACTATGATGTTgtgattaaaaaatattctCAGGATCAATATCTGTCTCCACATCTTATAATTTATGTACTTAGTCAAATGTTTTCAGTCCCAGGTTTTCATGTTCTGTGTTGCAAACAGCATCAGAGATGAACAGAATCAGTCTCTGTAGACTCTGTGTGAAACACATTCAGTGACATTCAGTTTTAATCAATGATTAAAAGTCACAGGAAACACTGAGACACAGGAACATACGCAGAACAAAAGCAGGGTATGAACGCAGTACAAACACAGATGACTCTACAAAGAacgaactgaaaactggactataaatccCAAGTCTCTtcaattgcatccacgtttccctcacttgcgtcttttccttgcgtcttagtctCTCCCACCGTAGATGCATGGAGAGAtgcaaggaaaccaagcgaggagagaggaaacgaggaaatgtgttttaagagacatgagacgtcctttcctctgaagcgtcatgtgaagcgacGTCAGTTTCTGATGACGAcggcagctgatcacagctgaatcagctgtcagtcggctttaacagctctagaaacttctgatggagtttgtgtctgcacacaggcgcactgtgctaatactaataaaggttcTCAGAGTTATCACcgctagagcagctgtttcctctctgcagcctgtttcctgtttaacaaacacctaaataaaaacctgcattctgtatttatactgtgtcctgctcagacgcacaggaaccatttctactgacagaatgtgtttatactatttattgattatttgcatctgtatttattgataatcctgatagtggattcatcattcaataacccagaatatgatcagggtgtctCCTGAACACTGggaaatatgtatttggctaaatgtttcagggcaaatggaaatgataGCTATATatcatatcaaacccgacgctcagcctcacatgtgactgaatggaaatgataataaattacgtaaaatataaatgtgtttaactgttattatggatcaaattaaagtcaggaagagtctgtctgtcagaaagaaacagtttaatggaggaaataacatcatgaaaagaaaaatctttcttataaatgaaaaaagttgtttacggttcttttgttgatcagaccgacaattaacagatttttaactatgatgaatcagaaaacaaataggctaaaacataaaacttggggatgatacacttaaatttaatctataatctgtctccacttcggtatgaaactgcagtgacgtatcagatcagtctgatcagctgcagcgtccaatcaataactgatatccaataagggggcgtgtcggctggtaaaagacttccgtgaaggctgctctcgtgtttcctcgctcctcagagCAAAATGAGAGATTTAGGATGCCTGTCAAAAtggcgcatcaggaacaacttccggttcaggcgaggagccataaaataagagacttgagacgtACCCAGGGAGTGATTGCAAACTAAACACAGGTGAGGGAAacgagacacaggtgaaacacctgaggtaatcaaacacaggaagtaaaggtgacaagacacaaggagaaaatatttcaaaataaaacaagaactaacgtaaacagacaacaggtgacacaaaaacacagggGGAATAAAGGAatacacaagggaaacacagaaaaaaccAAAGCCAGGCAACgtaaatgcaacactgaaaactcaagagaacaaaatacacaaagagtccaaaaataacagataaaGTCCCAGCAGGACATGACAGGCAGTGAGGTAAACCACTGTGAGTGAGCTGCTGCTTGATATTTGTAAGTGATAGTGATATGATtgatattatacatttatagttacaggcacatTCAGTACCTtggttgtcccatgatgtttactacactgctgCATCACACCGAGTCATCACCGCCAGTCTGGATGATAACCAAACCCCTCTGTCCTCATCGTGGAGAAGGTGCACTCTGCTTTTCCAGCCCGCCCTGAACATCTCTCCACTCCTCTCATTCATATTCTCTGTCTGCCATTTTGCCTGTGCAGGAATAAACAGGAAAGAGGTCCGTGTGTCACAAACTGTGGCAAAAACCCAGACTGAGATGCATATtctgaatgtaaacatgtccaaagaatgctcctaaaaccagAATAATACCTGCATATCCCACATGTCTGAATTGTAAAATGCTACATTCAGAATAAGGCCTAATTCGGAATATCCAAATGGAATATGCTGCTTACACAACCTGCGGCTGTGGCTtgggaggtagag
Protein-coding sequences here:
- the LOC137170982 gene encoding GTPase IMAP family member 7-like, translated to MDKHINLRLVLVGRIGEGKSSSGNTILGKDAFRITAGYSSVTAECSKEKNEIDNREVSVVDTPGIFDTLQTDDTVEREIYKCINMSAPGPHAILLVIKVGRFTREGQDAVRTVEKIFGEDFWRYTIILFTHGDTVTDFEKMLKEDVGPELQEVLEKVDNRYHVFNNNKANNRGQVLDLLEKVEKMVAANGGQFYSNSTYQEREEMLDQKEAELRKFYENKLKEEIEAVKRKYEKMLSEAQHERQQVEERLQAELQELKRYYHALESGVRHVVEQAATADLPDEIMKRFHETLRLN